The genomic region TTGTTGGGCTATTTGCCATTTTTCCCGATTTTGATACAATTGTACCGCAGCATCGGCAAACTCGGTCGTAACATCGTTTATACTACCATTCCATGGTAAATCCAAGTGCATACCCTCAGCCCCTATTGATGTTGTTATGCTTGGTGTACCATAACGCATACTATCGGTCAATTTTCCTTTGATGCCCGCTCCAAATCGCAAGGGCGCCAAGTTGATTTTGGCCTTTGCGAAAACAATTTGGGCATCATCTGCCCAACCTTTTACCAAAAAACCGGCCTTTGGGTCATGTAATTGTTGGATTCTTTTTGGGAGATAGGCTCCGTATATATGAACGTTGGTGTTTGGTAGGTTTTTTTTGATCAGTGGCCATATTTTTTCATATAGATATTCCACCGCATCCACATTGGGGGCATGTTTGCCATTTCCAATACATATAAAATCGGTGCGGTCTTCAAAACCTTCCCAATCCCTATGATCAATACTTTCCAATAGAAAGGGTAAATACCATATAAGGTTCTTATCCAATTGCAGTTCATTTTGCAGCAATTCCATTTCAAAAGATGAAATGATAAGAGTGGCGTCACAACGATAGATACTGGCGATTTCCCTTTTGGTCAAGCTATTTTGTTTCCAATCATCAATTGAAAAAGATATGTTGCATTTGTGTGCTTTTTCCCGGGTATTGCGAAGGGAATGCAAGTCCTCTGAATCTAATATCCGAATGGCATTCGGAGCATTTTCCATGACCCGCCAACCAAACTGTTCTTCGGTCAAAAAGCGGTCAAAAAGCACGATAGTCGGGTTTATGTCCTTTACGAATATATCAAAACTAGTATCGTTTAGTTGTATCGTTGCTTTTTCAACACCTATGGACACCAGGTCAGCACTTTGTTCAGATTCCGAAGTCGTACTGGCGAAGACAATCCTGTAATCGTTTTTAAGAAAAAACCGAATGAGCTGCATCATTCGTGATCCGGCAGCTGTTGTTGAGGGTTCTGGCCAAACCAGGCCGATAATCAGTATAATTCCTTGTTTTTCCGCAGAACCCGACATTACATTTTTTGGGAGAACATTTGTGAAATCTTTAGCCGCAACTTACGTTCATAATCTTCCTCTAACCATTCCTTGTAATTTTTGGTGTTGTTCATGATACAATAGGAATATTGCCTAACCCGATAAGCGATTTCGTCCTTTAGTTTTTTTGCCAATATTCTTGCATCAAAAACATCTTCGCTATTTTCAACACATATTTGTGCATGTTGCTCAATACTTTTTTCCAGTACTTTTTTGGAACGTTCCCCACGGGCGAACACTTTTTTATACTCTGCCTTGATATCAAATTCTATATGCTCCGATTTACTGAACTCCTCCCTGAGGTCCGGTGGCATTTCGTAAACGAACTCACGTTCAATCTCTTCGTCGTTTTTAATGTTCTCCAAATAAAAATCCGGGAAATGAAAAATCTCCTGCCAATCAATAGGGGCATCCCAAAGCCCAAAACGTGCAACGTTGTTTCCCATGTCAACAACAGTGAATTCCTCTTTATTGGGAAGAATTCGCGACCCACGGCCTATCATCTGAAAATAAAGGGTAAGTGATTTTGTGGCTCTGTTGAGAATAATGGTCTCTACCGAGGGTTCATCAAACCCAGTGGTCAATATACTTACCGAAGTCAATATCGCATCCGGAGTTTTGGAAAACCATTCCAAAATTTCGCGACGCTCCGTAGCATTGTTCTTATTGTCCAAATGCCGAATGTTATACCCTGCCTTTTTAAAGGTTTCGTATACATATCTAGATGTATTGATACCGTTGTTGAAAATCAGCGTTTTTGTACCTTTCGCAATCTCTTCATAAGCATTGCGCAGTTTGCTCAACATATTGTGATTGCCGTACAATTCTTCCGAAGATTTTACGGTATAATCGCCACTAATGCCCAATTTTAGGGTCTTGAGGCTAACATCGTAATTATACACATTGGCCTTGGCCAAGAACTTTTTCTTTATAAGTGACGAAATGGACTCCCCAACGATCAATTTCTTGTAGTTGTCTTTCATGGGGAGTTTGATATTGGAACTCAATGGCGTGGCCGTTACACCAAGGATAATCGATTTTTCAAAAAACTTAAAGAGCTTGCGAAAGGAGTTGTAGTGGGCCTCATCGATAATGACGAGCCCTACATTGTTCAATTCCACTTTTTCTTCTTGCAGCCTATTGTTCAAGGTCTCTACCATGGCCACAAAGCACATGTATTCGTCTTGGTCTCGTAGCTCTTTTACCTCACTGTTGATGATTTTGTTCTTTACCCCGAAACCTTGTAGCATTTTTGAAGTCTGTGCGCTCAGCTCAATTCTATGGGTAAGTACAACGACCTTTTTTTGGGTCTGGTTGATGTATCTTTTGGCAATTTCTGAAAAAACGACGGTTTTACCGCCACCGGTAGGTAATTGGTAGAGTAAGTTTACATCATCGGAAGATTCCTCAAAATACTCGAATATGGTATTGAGATCCTGTAGCTGATAATCGTAAAGCGTTTTTTCTATCGTTTCGTTCTGAACCTTCAAATTGGCAGGAGGGTTTAATTAGGAAAATGAAAACCTTACAAAATTAAAAGTTTTTTACGCTTTGAGGAAATTACTAGGGCGGTAAAAACGAAAAATTAATACCCTTTTGTGATAGATACCTCGTTTAGAAGTGGTTGGCCGCTCATGAGCCTTTCATAATTCTCCACTATTTGAGGTACTACGGATGCTGTATCCGAAACACTGGCAATATGCGGCGTTATATGCACCTTGGGGTGCTGCCAATACAGATGTGAGGTCGGCAAGGGTTCGTTATGAAAAACATCCAATACAGCACCTGAAAGGTGGTCTTTGTCCAACATTTCCATCAAATCATCATCTACCATATGACCGCCACGGGCCACATTGATAACGAAAGCCCCTTTAGGCAGCAGGGTAAAAAGTGTTTTGTTCAAAATGCCTTTGGTTTTGTTTGTGAGTGGAAGTAAGCAAACCAGGATAGCGGTCTGCTCCAAAAATAAAGATAGTTCCGCTTCCCCAACAAAACTATTGACACCGTTTATCCGCTTTTTTGAATTGGACCACCCCAATGTCTTGAATCCGTATTGGACCAAGTCTTTTGCAAGTGTTTTCCCCAACTCCCCTACTCCCATGATGCCTACTGAAACATCCTGTATACGCAAATAGGATTTGGGCGACCATTTAGCTTGTGTTTGTTCCAGTTTATAATGATTCAGATTTTTGATATGTGAAAAAATCGCCGCTAATACATATTCGGACATATCACTGGCCAAATATGGGTCGACCACCCGTGTTATGGGTAGGTGTTTGGGTCTATCCCTATCATTGAAAATAAAATCGACACCTGCCCCCGAACACGAGATGCATTTTAGATTGGGATATCGGGATAAAGTGTTTTTGGGATGCTTCCACACCAAGGCCATGGTCATATCGTCTTTAGGGTGCTCCTCTAGGTAGCTGTAAACATTTATATGGGGTGCTCGGGCCTTGAGTGCCTTTTTCCATTCATCGATTTTATCGTCCTGTCTTAAAATTACTATGCTCATGAATTTTTCCAGTTTTAGTCTAAAATATCAAGTGCTCGGGAAAATTCTTCACCAAACAACCATTCTGCTTCTTGGGTAATAGTATAAATATCGATTATACGGGATTTATATTCGGGCAATAGGCCATGTACTGAAACATGCTGCGTAACCTCATGAAAAGAGTTGGTCATACTCTTATAAAAGGCATCGGGTACGTTTTTTTCCTTTTCGAACGATTGGGCGATTTCGAGGTTGTAGAGCATAACATCCGCTATCAAATGAGCATCCATTCCCAAGGTTTTAAAGCGTTTAATATATTTCTGCGCCACAGAACGCCTAGCCTTTGGTCTTTTGCGTTTCAAGGGAAAATATTCATTGGAAATCTTCACTTTGGCCTCTTGTACCAGCTTATCTTCCTTTGGGTTAAAGGCGAAGTCATAATATTCCTTGACTACGGGAAATCTTTGGTATACATCCATAAATTGTTCTTCCAGCTCTTTTTTCTTGAGACCGGATAAATATTTTTTAAGTGCCCTTTTGCTCATAATCACAAAAATAAGGCATGTAGCCGATTTATATCCTAAACCCTGTAAAACACTTTAAGTAGGAGCTTTCTTTATAAGATTGGGATAAGTATAACGGTATTCGTTTGGAAAAGCCAATAAAAAAATGTATCATATAAGCTTGTAGAACTTAAACACGAAAATATCATATGAGGCAACTAAAGATTATCAAGCAGGTAACCAACAGAGAATCAAAATCATTGGACAAATACTTGCAGGATATCAGCAAAATAGATTTGATAACGGCAAATGAGGAAGTAGAACTAGCACAACGTATACGCAAAGGTGACCAGGCAGCTCTGGAAGCGTTGACCAATGCAAATTTGAGATTTGTCGTTTCGGTTGCAAAACAATATCAAAATCAGGGATTAAAACTTCCCGATCTTATCAATGAAGGAAACGTTGGCCTTGTAAAGGCGGCAAAACGTTTTGACGAAACCAGAGGATTTAAATTTATTTCCTATGCGGTATGGTGGATCAGACAGTCTATCCTACAAGCTTTGGCAGAACAGTCTAGAATAGTGCGATTGCCGTTGAATAAAATCGGCTCGATCAATAAAATAAAAAAGACATTTTCGTATTTGGAACAGGCCCACGAAAGACCCCCTTCGGCCGAGGAAATTGCCAAGGAGCTGGATATGACGATTACCGAAGTCAAACAATCCATTAAAAACTCAGGTCGACATGTATCTATGGATGCCCCCTTGAAAGAAGGAGAAGATTCCAACCTGTACGATGTTCTGCGTTCGGGAGAATCACCACGACCGGACAAGTCGTTGATGCAACAGTCCCTGAACACTGAAATCAACAGGGCTTTGGAAACCTTGTCGCCCAGAGAGGCAGATGTTGTGAAGCTATACTATGGTATTGGCGACCAACAATCTATGACCTTGGCAGAAATTGGCCATACGTTCGACCTTACCCGTGAGCGTGTGCGGCAGATACGGGAAAAAGCCATTAGAAAATTGCGCCACAATTCAAGAAGCAAATTGCTTATGACCTACTTGGGTTAATAATATCAATATCTGAAAGTAAAAAGGGGTGCGCTTTAAAAGCGCACCCCTTTTTTGGTAATTGTACACTATAACAACTAAGAAAAATTAAGTTTGCTAATATTGTAATCGTTTAAAATTTCATTTAAATCTTCAATAAAATTCAAATACGCTGCATTGTCGTGATTTAGGTTTGCCATAATCGTAGGTTTTGGGATTTAGGATAGGTGGTGTTGATTACATATAATCCAACTCCACCAATTCGTTTAAGCTTAAGATTTCATTTAATTCTTGAAGGAATGTCAGGTATTCCTCGCCGTAGGTATCGTATAACATAGTTAAGCTGTTTTTAAGATTTGGGTCTCGATTAATTATGATATAAACTTATCTGATTTTTGAGATTTGAACAATAAATTGTGGTAAAACAGCACTTTTTTGTTGTAAAGGTCTATTTCCCTAATACTATCGTTAAAATTTAGCCTGATAAGAGAATCCAGCAGATACGGCCCAGAAAAAACTACCGGAATTGGAAACGAACTCCTGCCGGGTAACGCCCACATTCGCCCTGTAGATATTGGGGTTTTTCTTTGGTGTAAATTGATATTCCATCTGCAAGCGCTGGGACTCGATATACAATAAAGTTTCAGCCAATAGCGTGGCACCGTCCCTGATCTGTCGTAGTTCGGGCGAAAAACCTAGCCCGGCGTTCACACCAATATAGTTCTCACCATCCTTTAGGTATTTGCGAACCAACAAATTACCAGAGACGGTCAATAGTCCATCAGGTTTAGGCGTAAAATATGAGCGCAGCGAAAAATAATAATTACCACGGTAGTGCCCTATTGAATTGGCATATACCGTAATATTTCGTGTATCAAAGATTATATGCCGCATACCTGCAGAAACCTCCATGGCCCAAGGCAGGTTGGCGTAAAGATCGCCCCCTATTTTATGATTGGGGTAAATTGAAGAATTGGAATAGCCATAATTTAAATAAGCGTAAAAACGTTTTGAGAATTTGGGATATAAATCGATATCATACTGTACACCATGTTTGTTCAGACGGTTACTGTAATTAATTCTTGGAATAACGGTTCCCACTGGTGTACGCCTATTAAACGATATACTAGAGAAAATCATGGGCTCGTAAACATCATTAAAAACAGTAAATGAATTATTGACTCCCAGTCTATTGTTTAGTATTTCCTTTTCTTTGACACTTTTTATAGAACCCTCTCCTTTTGATACCGCGGCAGTATCCTCTACCGTTTTTGTTTTTGCCGTTTTTTTCTTCCCCCTACTCTTAAAATCAATACCTGGTGTATTAATGTACTTTGGGTATTTTTTGTCCGATACCGCTTGGGTAGCCTGCTTTTGCAATCGTTCAACCTCCAAATTGTTTTTTAAATAGTGCAATGCCTTGTTGGCTAGGCCCAGTGCAGTATGTGGGTTTTTGGCATAAAGTTCATTTTTTATAGCAGATATCCAAGCGTCACTATTCATTCTTTCAGTGGAAATGATCAGATTAAAACCGTTCCTGGCTTCTTCGTATTTCGCATCCCAACTATCGATTCTTGCCAATAGAAGCCTTGCTTTGGTATTCATTGGGTTTTTTAAAAGGATATTTGCCAAGACTTCACGAGAAGAACCGTGTTTGCCTTCAAAGGCCAAGTCATGCGCCTTATCGTAAGGGTCGTTAAATGCCATGTCCTGTGCCGTTCCCCATACGGGGAGAAGCATAAGCAGTAAAACCGTGTATGTAATTTTTAGGGCTTTCAATGTGATGAGTATGCTATATCTTTTTTTGAGGTTGAACGGACAAATACCGTTTTTTGTTTAATGCCCGCCTGCTTTCTGGCCCTTTTAATTTTATCTTTGATTTCGTTAACACCAGAGCTGTTCTCTTGTACTTCTTCTATCAACCGTAGTGCTTCCTTGGTCCTGCCCGACCAAAAATACACATCAAACAAAGCGGAATAAGAGTCAATGTAATTGGGGTTCATTTTAATACATTCCTTTAATATTTCAATAGATTTTTCATAATCGCCCCGCCATACATTAATTCTACCCATCAATATTTTGGTGTCGATATGACTGGGAACATCGGACAAAATATACCTGCACACCAAAAGAGCCCTATCATATTCTCTATTAAAGGCCAAGTCACGTGCCGTGAGATATCCCTTATCGGAATCTTTACCGTTATAAACACTATTGACAAATATGATTTCACTTTCAGTAAATCGCTCCTTCTGTACGGAAAAAATAGCCAAACTATCAGGTATGATTTTGTTGCTCGTGGTCACGTAGGCATTCATTGCCTTAAAACCTTCCAATTTCTTTTCTAGTTTGGATTCTCCCGTAAACGAGGAACTTAAATCCATGTTTTCATTTATTTCAAAGGCATCGCCATCACTGAACAACTGACCACCGCTTATATATTCCTTTAACTCGTTTTTGTTTCGCATTAAAGGGATTTCCTTTATAGATCTGAATTTCTCGTTCATGTCCAAGGCATTACCCATCCAAGCTACTTTTTTTGGCATTTTTAGCTCGTAAGCACTGTTCAGCATTGCCAAGATCGATGGGGTTACGTCAAAATGTGATGAAATGGCACTCATTTTCCGTGCACTTTTCAACATAGGGCTATACATGATCAGCGGCACATGAAAACGGCTTAGGTTATTACGTTGCGGTATGGGGATAAGCCTATGGTCTCCCGTTATTATAAAAATGGTATTGTCATAACGGGGTTGCTTTTTGTAAGCTTCCAACGCCCATTTTATGGCATCATCTGTATACAATAACGTGGCAAATACATTGTCGTTTTTTTCAATGACCTTCTTTTTTCTAGAATCATAATTTCCCTTACGAACAATTTTCTCGACCTTTTCCTCATAAAAGTCCTGATTGGGCGGTATAAAAGGCTCATGGGTACTTATTGTCATATAAACCTCTAACCGCGGTTGTTCTTTTTCACGTGGAAGGCTCATACTTTTTTTGAACAATTCCTTATCAGGATAGCCCCATGATGAACCAGCTGCATCTTTTTCTTGTTGTTTGTATTTATTTCCAAATCCGGATTTATCAAGAACAAAATCTACATTTTCACTTTTTAGAAACTTATCTACATTGTCAAAAGAACTGTTGGTACCTTGGTAAAAAGACGTGTGATAACCATTGTTTTTTAAGATACTGTATAGCGTAAGTTTATTGGGAAACTCTTCCAACTCCATAAATCCACTTTTGCCAAAGGGCAATGAACCCAACAATGACGGTAATACCCCAAAGGTTCTCCCGGTATTGCTCAAGCAGTTTTCCCAATATAATGATTTGGTACTCAAGGAATCCAAGAACGGCGTAAAGCCACCATACTCAGCCCCTTCCCCGATAAAATCACGTCCCAGGCCTTCTACCATTATGAAAACGATGTTAGGTTTCTCTTCTTTCAACTCAAAATAATCCCCCAGCACATTTTCGGATTGCGGTCTTTTGATCAAAGGGTATTCAACGGTTGAATCGTATGAATTATCCTCGGTGGTACTATTATAGACATTTATGGCCAAATACTGTGTTTTGTTCTGGTTTATGGGCTTACCATCGGTAAACAAGGTAGCAACGAACAAACTGAACAAAATAATGGTAAATGGGTACATTTTGCTTATTCTGTGATACACCTTTGAAGTTACCTTATAAAACGTATAAAACAGGACGGTGATAATGACTACACCAATAACCAGATAGATTGATGTTTGAAGACCGCCCGAGTTGGAAATCGTTGTTTTGATATCGGCGTAGCTATATCCTAATAAATCCGACCCCAAGGGCACCAAAGTGGTACAATAATAGCTGATAAGCATAGCCTCAACAATCAATAAGAGAACCAATAGAACAAATGCGAGGTTAAAGCCGTACCTAGGTCGCCAATTTTCCCAAAAGTTGAACGGAAAGGCCAATACAAGCCCCGTAACTGCGGCAAATCCCAATTGGTGTACCAGGGCAATAAAAAAGCTGGTACTCAATATACTATCCACCACACCTTTTACATACAAGGTCGTGTATTGAAATATCGATAACACCACCAAACAACCAAAGAAAGATAGTATCAATCTGGTGTAATGCTTTAAGCTGTAGCTATCTAATTGACTAGTATTCATTCTTTATTCTATGTTGCCTTTGCAAAGCCCTTGCGCACTTGTGAACCCCAACCTGATTTTATTTTGAACAGTTTTTTCCAATTGCCCCGTATCGCAGCCCATACTACTATGGGGTGAAACGTTATAGGCTCTATAATGGCGCAGAACATCAATATTAAAATATCCTTTGTTTTTTTGTATTCGTTATAGGAGTATACATCCCATAGTATTGCATAAAAAGAAAACATGATAGAGAACATGTAGATTGTGGCGGTAATAGCTATGAAAAACTCCCAGTTCAGAATGCCCAGATATGCGAACAAAATAATCGTGAAAAAGCCAAAAAACTCCAGTAGCGGTGCCAGCCATTCGTAAAAAAACCAATAGGGATAACTCAAAAGCCCAAGTCGGCCAAATTTGGAATTAAAGAACATGTCCCTATGCTTGTTCAAGGTCTCTAGATTGCCCCTAGCCCATCTATCACGTTGATTTATCAAAATCTTTAAATCTTCCGGAACCTCGGTCCAACACAGTGAATCTGGAATATATTCAATGGTATACGGTGTTTTTTGTTCGTGCATGTAACGCCTCATTTTAAAGACAATTTCCATATCCTCACCAACCGTATTGGTATCATAGCCGCCTACTGCAAGTGCTATTTCCCTATCAAAAAAGCCAAAGGCCCCTGAAATTATCAAGAGGCTGTCTATACGCCCCCAAGCCATTCTCCCCAAAATAAAGGAACGGGTATATTCCAACAATTGAAAACGGGCCAACCAACTTTTAGGCAATCGTATTTCTTCTAACTGGCCCCCTTGAATTATACATGAGTTGGCAACCCTGATTACACCCCCTACGGCAATGACACGTTTTTCGGAGCGTTGAAAAAATGATTTTACCACATGTAACAAGGCATCGGGCAATAAAAGGCAATCAACATCTATACAACCAACATATTGGTTTTTTGAAAGGGCCATCCCGGTATTCAAAGCATCGGATTTACCCCCGTTTTCCTTATCGATTACCGTAAGCTTTGAAAAAGAACGATGTTTAGATTTGTAAATACCACGAATGGGTTTGGATTGCCAATCGGGGTCAATGGGCTGTTCTATCTTTTCAAGATCATAGGCATCTATCATTTTTTGTAGGGTGTCGTCCTTGCTGCCATCGTTGACCACCATAACCTCATAATTGACATAACGCAGCGACAACAACGAACGAATGTTTTCTACAATGGTCAACCCTTCATTATAGGCCGGGGCAATAATCGTAATACTTGGTGCCAACGGCGAAGCCATTACTTTGGAAATGTCCCCGAAACTATTTTTGTTACGATAGTGAATGGAGTTGCGGGTCGACAGATACCCCATGATAGTGAACATAGTAAACAGGACTACCGTAAACATGAAAAAAACCACGTTTATATATTTCAGTAATATGTTGAAAATTTCACTATCCATTCAGCTTATCTTTTTAAAAAAGAAGGGATTATATGGTTTAAAAACCAGTTATTGTTCAAAGTTTTTTTTTTGAGAGTATCTTCGTTGTCAATTTCAAGTTCCAAGTCAAAATCAAAATCGAAAATATCCTGCTGTTCTGCGTTCTCGATAGTCTCAATATTTGCTTTAGGCCCACGCTCCTCTTTTATCCCTATAGATTCCAAAGTGCCATTGTTCATGCTGTCAGATAATTTTTCTGCTAGCTTTTCCTTAATTTCTTTTGCCTTTTCTGCGATACTTTTTTCGGGACTGTCCAAGAGGGTATCCAAAAATTCGATTTCCTTTTGATCCCCAACTGCCAAAACTTCATCCAAAAGAATTAATTTGGAATCGGTATCACATGTCCTGAATAGTTCCTCGAAAATGCTAAATCCCTTGAATCCTACATTTGGGATGGGTGGTTTGTTCTTCATTTCGTTGGTTTTACCATGGTCTAAGTCCATGTTCGGGGGGGCATGGTTGTCGTTGTCTACCACTAAGGGTATAAAGCTCATATCGATATCTTCCTCATCGGACGTAAACGATTGTCTATTGTGTTCATCTAACATTCTGGGCTCTTTATCAAAGGGCACTTCTTCGTATGTTACCCCAATCCCATCTGTTTTGTTTTCCGCCTTAACGATAGGCAGAAAATCCAAGGGTAACGTTTTTTGGTTATCCTTGTCCTCTATCATTTCATCGATCCCGGAAAGGATATCCTCCAATTCCTGCATAAAACATATATCGAAAATTTCTATGTTTTCCTCTTCCGACACTATATCTTGGTTGATATCGTCTTCGGTCAACATCTCGGGAGTATGGTTCATGTCCTTTGAGTTTTGCAATATTTTACCGATCACACTTTGCAAGCGGGTATTGTGCATTTCTTCTTCCCTATCAATGGTTGTATGCGATTTTTCGGGTGTGTTATCTACATGTTCAGAAGGCGTTTGTGGCTTTTTTGAATCGATATCATTCATATCAAAAATTGCTGGGATTTCGTTATTTGAAGCTTTGCAATCTTCCGATATCAAACTTTTTTCGCTGTGCGTGGCAAAATCATCATCCAGTTCAAATGATAGTTCAAAGGTTATTTCATCTTCGTTCTCGTTTACGGTAACTGCCGGGTTCGTTTTTGTTCTTGCGTCCAAGATTTTCAAAAGTTCGTCTATGTTTTCATTTTCAATATGGTCGTCGTTCGTTGTTTCTTCGATATCCATCTTTATTCGTTCTTGGTTGGTGGGTATTTGTTTATCCAGTGATAATTGATTTTCAATGGCTGTGGGGGTTTCGGTATCTGTTGTTTCCGTTATTTGTTCCAATCGTTCAATATCTTCTGCCAAGGTTTCCATTTCCAGAACTTCCGCTTTGTCCGAAATTTCCATAATATTTTCGGTTGGCATAATCGTTTCGGGCGCAATGGTATTGATGGTGCCAAGTATTTTACTTTTGACCGTAAAATTGGATTCTTTTTGGGCCAATGCCTTTAAATAAGATATATCCGTAGCCGAACCAATATGGGAAAAGGCTTCTAGAATACAGAGTTTTGTATCCACTGTGCTCTTTTTAAAAACCGATTTTAAGCTATCTATCGCATCAAAAATCAAGAACTCCCTGATACAGTCAATCGCTTCTTGCCGTATATTGGTGTCCTTGTGTTTTATAAGTTCGATTATAGAGGAGTTGGCATCGTTTTGATTGTAGTATTTTATCAATCTTAACGCAAAAAGTACAACGTGTTTGTTCTTGGATGTTAACCAAGACCTAAACCTGGGAGCTTTAAAGTCCTCTTGATTGCGAATCACATCCAACAACTTTAGTTGTTGCCATTCGGATATTTTATACCGTGTGGTATCTAAAAAATGGTTGATGCCCTCGGGTTTTAAGCTTACTACAGCGATTTCTGCTTGTCGTCGTACCGTAGGCCTTTTATCATTGATATGTTTTATGATAAAACCGTATGACTCCATTACCTGCATTTGGGTAAGCTCCAAAATACCTTTGGCCACTCTTTCCCAACGCCAGCTTTTCAGTTTTTTATAGGCATCGTTGTGTAATCCAAAGTCTTTATAGAGTTTACAAAGGCGTTTTAGCGTATCTCCTGCAACATCTTTTCTCAGGTCCAATAACACTTCGGTAAGTATTTTTCTGTTGGCGGGTATCTTTATGAACTCCCTTACCTCAATTTTAAGGTCAATATAATTTGCCTTGTCGGCAATGGGATCATCTTCTTCATGAAATAAGAACTCACTTATTTTAGGTGATAGTTCAAGTTTTTTGGTGGTACTGTTTTTATTTTTT from Costertonia aggregata harbors:
- a CDS encoding glycosyltransferase, whose translation is MSGSAEKQGIILIIGLVWPEPSTTAAGSRMMQLIRFFLKNDYRIVFASTTSESEQSADLVSIGVEKATIQLNDTSFDIFVKDINPTIVLFDRFLTEEQFGWRVMENAPNAIRILDSEDLHSLRNTREKAHKCNISFSIDDWKQNSLTKREIASIYRCDATLIISSFEMELLQNELQLDKNLIWYLPFLLESIDHRDWEGFEDRTDFICIGNGKHAPNVDAVEYLYEKIWPLIKKNLPNTNVHIYGAYLPKRIQQLHDPKAGFLVKGWADDAQIVFAKAKINLAPLRFGAGIKGKLTDSMRYGTPSITTSIGAEGMHLDLPWNGSINDVTTEFADAAVQLYQNREKWQIAQQNGLKILQQVYNAKDLEANLLNRITALQKNLDNHRSQNFIGGMLAQHTVMASKYLSKWITEKNRRE
- a CDS encoding DEAD/DEAH box helicase; the protein is MKVQNETIEKTLYDYQLQDLNTIFEYFEESSDDVNLLYQLPTGGGKTVVFSEIAKRYINQTQKKVVVLTHRIELSAQTSKMLQGFGVKNKIINSEVKELRDQDEYMCFVAMVETLNNRLQEEKVELNNVGLVIIDEAHYNSFRKLFKFFEKSIILGVTATPLSSNIKLPMKDNYKKLIVGESISSLIKKKFLAKANVYNYDVSLKTLKLGISGDYTVKSSEELYGNHNMLSKLRNAYEEIAKGTKTLIFNNGINTSRYVYETFKKAGYNIRHLDNKNNATERREILEWFSKTPDAILTSVSILTTGFDEPSVETIILNRATKSLTLYFQMIGRGSRILPNKEEFTVVDMGNNVARFGLWDAPIDWQEIFHFPDFYLENIKNDEEIEREFVYEMPPDLREEFSKSEHIEFDIKAEYKKVFARGERSKKVLEKSIEQHAQICVENSEDVFDARILAKKLKDEIAYRVRQYSYCIMNNTKNYKEWLEEDYERKLRLKISQMFSQKM
- a CDS encoding 2-hydroxyacid dehydrogenase, with the translated sequence MSIVILRQDDKIDEWKKALKARAPHINVYSYLEEHPKDDMTMALVWKHPKNTLSRYPNLKCISCSGAGVDFIFNDRDRPKHLPITRVVDPYLASDMSEYVLAAIFSHIKNLNHYKLEQTQAKWSPKSYLRIQDVSVGIMGVGELGKTLAKDLVQYGFKTLGWSNSKKRINGVNSFVGEAELSLFLEQTAILVCLLPLTNKTKGILNKTLFTLLPKGAFVINVARGGHMVDDDLMEMLDKDHLSGAVLDVFHNEPLPTSHLYWQHPKVHITPHIASVSDTASVVPQIVENYERLMSGQPLLNEVSITKGY
- a CDS encoding DUF6155 family protein, translating into MSKRALKKYLSGLKKKELEEQFMDVYQRFPVVKEYYDFAFNPKEDKLVQEAKVKISNEYFPLKRKRPKARRSVAQKYIKRFKTLGMDAHLIADVMLYNLEIAQSFEKEKNVPDAFYKSMTNSFHEVTQHVSVHGLLPEYKSRIIDIYTITQEAEWLFGEEFSRALDILD
- a CDS encoding sigma-70 family RNA polymerase sigma factor, which gives rise to MRQLKIIKQVTNRESKSLDKYLQDISKIDLITANEEVELAQRIRKGDQAALEALTNANLRFVVSVAKQYQNQGLKLPDLINEGNVGLVKAAKRFDETRGFKFISYAVWWIRQSILQALAEQSRIVRLPLNKIGSINKIKKTFSYLEQAHERPPSAEEIAKELDMTITEVKQSIKNSGRHVSMDAPLKEGEDSNLYDVLRSGESPRPDKSLMQQSLNTEINRALETLSPREADVVKLYYGIGDQQSMTLAEIGHTFDLTRERVRQIREKAIRKLRHNSRSKLLMTYLG
- a CDS encoding YaiO family outer membrane beta-barrel protein yields the protein MKALKITYTVLLLMLLPVWGTAQDMAFNDPYDKAHDLAFEGKHGSSREVLANILLKNPMNTKARLLLARIDSWDAKYEEARNGFNLIISTERMNSDAWISAIKNELYAKNPHTALGLANKALHYLKNNLEVERLQKQATQAVSDKKYPKYINTPGIDFKSRGKKKTAKTKTVEDTAAVSKGEGSIKSVKEKEILNNRLGVNNSFTVFNDVYEPMIFSSISFNRRTPVGTVIPRINYSNRLNKHGVQYDIDLYPKFSKRFYAYLNYGYSNSSIYPNHKIGGDLYANLPWAMEVSAGMRHIIFDTRNITVYANSIGHYRGNYYFSLRSYFTPKPDGLLTVSGNLLVRKYLKDGENYIGVNAGLGFSPELRQIRDGATLLAETLLYIESQRLQMEYQFTPKKNPNIYRANVGVTRQEFVSNSGSFFWAVSAGFSYQAKF